In the Bombus fervidus isolate BK054 chromosome 13, iyBomFerv1, whole genome shotgun sequence genome, AACACGAAccaagtataaatataatcaaaatCAAAACTAACCAAAACATGGCTCAAGTATATTCCTAACATCTGAAAGTACATTGCAAATATTagatagtatataatattaatattataatataatataatatatagtctGTATATCTGTGCAACAAATACCAAGCGACggttaatatatataagtgTAACTCCTCCTTGGAAATCAACCTTAGGTACATATCTGAAAATCactgaaataataaagaaggatcgttttgtaaataattaatcaaaattcaTTTGCGACTTATAcatgattttaaatattattaggcttggacaaattttatttggGACAATGATGAAAAGTCACAATTTGAAGTAATGGATCAATTACTttaattcacatttttattttacaaataatataggTTATTTTGTGTTTAggatcaaataaattattttcaagtaattttccattttagataatactttcaaataaaataataaataatttgaattttaatattaatttgagTTTTAGATGTTGCATTTTGTATACGTTTCAAGCATAATCTAGCcgaattatttcaaaacatAACAGTATTTGTCCTcagaattgtttttatttcaattgtcCTTCGATCAATACTATCTGAATATGAGTACCTAGTGAAATCAGTGTTTCTGATGCAATTgttgatataataaaatcgaaatatttgaGACATTGTTTCAAGaaacatttattcaaatataaaattctatctaATAGTTGAataattcgaagaaaaatcatttacCTATTCAAACAAGCTAActcgtaattatttcaaaacaaaatttaaccAAACAAGATAGTATATTCTCttaataatcatttttcaaatattttatttaaataatatctaagcttgaatattattatgaataaaaattatgtttattaactaataatgttcattaattttaataaacgacGATTTTATATCCAtacttatgtatgtatataaaatatatttatatatatttttatagtttattctcatatattattttacataaaaatacttcATCGTCGTACTCGGAAGTTACTGAATGTAATAAGGTACCGAATTAGCAAGTTTTCAAAtgtgaaattatatatacCAGAGATTTGAACACATACGATAGAAAATTAACATGTTACGTGTTAAAtctctttgaaattttaatagcgCTGTAATGAAACTTGACTAGcgtgattatattggtaagatttaaaatcaaattgaaaatacgtatatacaaaAAGTTACAAGATAATCGATAAGAAATTAGTATGCAGCATTATAACTCGTcttaaacatataataaaacatataataaaaaatagtcCGTCTGAATACAAAAGTTTTGTAACTTTTGCGAAGTGTactatatatttgtaataaatatcttgtaatttttaaataaattttcagctTTGTTTTAAAATGTACCAATATTGATCATGATAGTCATATCTTACATATTATCATatctttaatgaaatttcagaatgGTTTACATAAAACACATAATATATACTCCAACTCCATAAAAGAACTTTGTACAAGTATTTCTCTGTGCTACATAGATCACAAAATTTATACACAATTGtacacaaagtatataaagggtaaatataaaaactacCGCAGCGTGATTCTACACCTCCGAATCTTTAGAgatctgtaaaaaaaaaattcttggaAAATTAAGCATTTGAGCATTTTCAAGGGCAAAACTCTTTTTTATTGCTACATATTCCACTCACCATGATGAAAGAACCAAGGTCTCAAAGGAATCATTACTACGCGCAGAAGACATTCCATGATAATGCGGTTTTTAGCGATTATGTTATTATTGCGACTTAGTTTTGCCTGCATCTGAGAATTATTGAAACTTTAACATTTCTTTCCGAGAGAAGGTTTCATTTGCGATATGTGATTCCTGTAAgttttgcaataaaaaaacCTTAGCCTTGAAAATCATACTTAATGCCAATTTTTTCAGAAGTCTCCGAGTTATACAATTACGCTATTGTGGTTTTTACGCTTACTTTGTATACATCTTTATACTATTATGAGCTCTTTTCCCTTTAATATTGCCATCTTACTACATTTTTCCCTACATTCGCTGCGTAAAGTTATTTTCGTCAAACTTTGGCTTTTGAAATACGCGCAATTTCTgacttattttttttatcatgtAATATCTTATATAATAGCTTTCAAGATAAAGTCCAACAATTCCAGTTTTAAGGTATAAACTTTACGCATagctttcaaaataattatcttcgcactttaaaattatcatttttcatattataaaaaagGTTATAAATtcaaaacgaaacaaaattgaataatcattctctatatctatattaatatatgttaaaaattaaatgtctatttatatacatagGCACAACagctttaattataaaattccaagGTGAAACTGTAGAAAGGCTAACGATCCTCCGATTTGGATTACTTTTTGATATATTGCGAAACTCAAtatgttacaatattttccTATACATGTAAGGGCTGGATGCACTTAATTTCTGACATATTCGCCAAAAACTGCCGATATCACTGCAGTAAATTCTGCCTATAGTGGTACATATGTGGCAATGTATGCGTTAGTATTGGTTACCGCCCGCTGGCTACTTATCTTTTGTTTATAAACGAAGATGGTTGGCTTGAAGGCCCCGTGTACTACGAGCACATGCAAGTTTGTAGAAAGTATCTGTTAGAACTTACAACTCAAGAAAGTTCTTTTCGTAACATAATATCAAGTATTCATTCGCGTAAagtttttacaattaatttgttattattttatgtaagcGTTGCCGACATTCCCGTGTAAGCCCTCACGAACCGCAAAGTCGGTAATGTGGGGATGGTCACTTGCGGAAGGCAAATTATCAGATAACCAACCCGCGTATCTTGTTAATCAATAAGTTTTTAGAGTTTGGTACTTATTGATTCACTCAGATTAgatttgtatattctatatttcacCACCACATACAAATATGCGAATACACCGGATACACTGAGGTAATTAACACGTGGCCCACGTTTAAGACAAAAGAGCGTCATTAGAAGTCGTACCAACTTAGCTTGTAggagcttttttttttttttttttttttatcgtggggaaatcctcatggacactcggcgctgcgtagcaacgaccgtgtagtgtcggactcctaccgactaaaaccccacggtggtcatcccgacgttcagaggagcacccggggtctcttgcgaatcactaccgagtgcaaccaGCTTGTAGGAGCTAGTGATCATACCAATCCACTATTTCCTCAATATGTCTTGCCCCCTATCGTTTCTCAGACGAGTTATAAGAGCTTTTTCTTGGGCAAGTTGACATAGTTCATTGATCCAGTTCATTgaattagtttattgaatcaGTTTATTGAATCAGTTCATTGAGTCAGTTCATTCATACAGTTCATGGAAACTTACCCTCAAGCTTATTTCGCTTTCAAACTCAGAACCATTTTACATCAAACACATTCAGCTTATATACAGTCCACttcaaataaatcaaacaGACTTTTCGTACTGGTAAAATAATCAGCCTTTCCTTCCTGTGGCAAATAATCTTTACTGCTACATTCTTCTGTGCCTAGGGTCCAGAATATTTTGTGGTCGAGTCTAGCATCTCGACTAATAAGTTCTAACGGACGTATCTTACAGCCTCACATATGCACGTTATACTTTTAAGCACGATGCCTTTAAGTCTGACCGACGAGAGTTTATAAGTAGAAGAGCCACACATTGTATGTATAAGAAAATCTTCTTTAGAATATCGATTTCTACAACATATCCAAAAATCATCGAGATCTGAGGGTAATTAGATTTTCTGCAGTTCCACTAAATTTTAACtcgtgtttctttctttttcttctttcttcgtcaTTATCTCATAATccagaaataatttcaaagattTTTTCTTGTAGGAACTGTACGTGGCAAGATTTTTGGCTGGAATAACACTAGGATTATTTATCTGTGTCGCTCCAATATACATAGGTGAAATATCATCACCAGGTACGCGAGGCGCTGGAGGTTCTCTGACGACTATCATCTATAACACCGGTATTCTTGTAACCTTCATAGTTGCACCGCATCTTTCATTATCTGCAATGGCAGGAGCTTTCCTGATCATTAACATTGGGTTTGTAATCGCATTCTGGTTTATGCCAGAGTCACCGTACTTTTTCGTAATGAGGAATAGAATAGACGAAGCTGAAGAAGTTTTGGAGAAATTACGTGGCAAAAGTGACATTTCCGAAGAGCTTCAAACGATCGTCGATTCCCTTTCAAAAAAGAACAAGCAATCATCGAAAAgtggaaatttgaaagatatCTTTACGTCGAAAGCAAATTTTCGTGCATTTCTTAGTATAATGCTGTTTACAGTGACGCAACATTTTGGAGGTTTCTTTACGATTCTGACGTATGGtcaattgatttttaaatcaataaataatataatgtcAGATTATGTCGTAAATGTTGTAATTGGTGCAGTACAACTTATTTCTGCTCTTATAACAACCTTGCTAGTCGACAAATTTGGTCGCAAGCCGCTAATACTTGCGTCAGGTGTCAGCGCTgcaatttgcaattttgtgatcggtttttatttcttttcgaaAGAATATATGCACGCAGATGTGCTATCGGTTTCATGGATCCCATTTATATCGTCtcttatattaattttcactttcaATTGCGGCTTATTATGTTTACAGATTATTCTAATGTCAGAAATCTTTGCAACTGAGATTAAAGCAATTAGCACATGTCTCGTCGGTGTAATCGGCGGATTGCTTGCTACATTAGGAAGTAAACTTTATATATGGATAGCAATAACTTTGAATTACGGTCATTCGCTTCCTTTTTTTGTGTATTTTGTAATCGTAGCAGTTTGTACAGCAATTATATTGCATGTTACCCCAGAGACAAAAGGTAAAACATTCGCGGAAATCCAAATAGAGTTGAAAAAGTAATTAGCATTATATTTCTTCATTCGTTGTCTAGTAAGAACATCGACGATAATTTCCAATttgaatgttaataaaataagtgATTCATAGAAAATGTATTCAcggaaaaaaataaacattttaattatattatttcttattttaatgtGTTAAGGTACATGGccaaaaatattgtataacagAAATGTTCAAAATTGTATAACAGAAATGAGTATGTAGAATAAGCACAcctcatatttcataaaaagagCATTCccataaattaataaagaacaAAAATCAATCACCTATAGAAAGGAACTCGACCAACATGTAacgaataagaaatatttttgtgatgTTCGTTAATGTACAGTACTGCGAAAACAAATACATTTCTATATATACTTCTAAATTATTTCAGCCGTTGGTCTTATCTCCGGCCATCATATACAACTAAtagatattgataaaaatgataattagtattaattagtataaataaaaagataataatagaaGGTAGATGAGAATTGGTTTTGCAGAGACATCTGATGGTAAAGTACTCGATCTCACAGGTACGGCAACTGGAATTAACTTGATAAATCGTAAAGTTTATTTACCGAAACGATTTATAACTCCTTTCTTTCAGGATATTCACATCATCACATGATATTACTACCAGCACCACCTATGAATGAGGCATCGAAGGAACATGTGGCATTATATCTCACATCGAAaccttcattttttattccatttcatttgtaaacaaaattatatttggcATTTATAAGTATTCTTACAATATAATCCGAGACAAGAAATGTACAGAACATCATTGATACACAGAGATATTCTAGGCAGTCAATAATGTATATAtcagatataatatagtatataatataatatcagtTTTCTATGTGACTTGTTTTACGGGAGACGGTATGgaagatttaataaatttcattaaaatttagagGGGTCAGTCAAATATAAACCGGACTTAGTAACATTATGTTTCagtaaaatgtttcaaaacaaaggaaaagaaaaaaaattgagttatttttctatatatgttTGATTTCCCTCTATACATTTTTGTCACCTTTTTCCGCGAGAAGGGGAAAATGCTATTACGCATACCCAGTGACACGTGTCATTGGGTTATATGGGACTCGACAGATGATATCGCCATACCCACTAAAAACCGCTCCTCTATCCGCTCCTTTAACCGTACAAGCACCAACCTTGGAACCACTTAACAGCATTATTTCAGGGTCGGCTTTATGTCAATACCGCTCTCTTATTCAATCTTATTGtattgtcacgtcggagacacaaaagatcgTGAAATTAAGGGATCGCCggtgatctcctcgcgtcgcggcacgaacgaaatgattctttcacgaatagggtgaagaaaatagaacttCGTATGcgaaaatgagatttattgcagaaatccaacagagtgacggttacaacagcGTGGTTGGGAATATTAGAACAGACAGCTTCGAGATACTACGACGGACTGTTATAGCGCTGGTTTAGGAAGGTCCTTCTACCAAAggtctagtccctttggaggggacTCTTTAGTTATTGTTTTCACAGATATGGTATGcagggtgttcggtctatctggTTACTGAGCGGATGATCTTCTTGAGTGTGTGATAGtatcgtcttcttcttctctctttgaTCTTTTCTTGCGCAAGCCTCGACATCATTGTTTTATTGCATAAAGCCTGGAACTTAGTCCGATTGTTCTCTTTTTCCACTAATAGCCCGATCAAGTTGTCAATCGTCAGTGATGTACCGACGTGATTCTCCAATTCGGTCCTTTCCTTTATCCACCTGGGGCAGTTGAACAGCGCATGTTCGGCGTCGTCGTTATTGTCACGGTGATCTTGgaataatcatattttacataccAGTTCGCATACCATAGCCATCAAAACCACAATTAAGCAGTAACAGCATACCCGCGTGCCGGCAGCCAGCGATAACCCTTCCAGGAGCcttgatataaaaatcctCTCAAGTCAGCACTcgccattccattccattcctaTTTCTGTTCTGTTAATGTGACATTCTGTACCGTTACTCTGtcagttttataataaattgtgaaACAATTatcaattgttattaattggaGTACGAATCTCTCACCTTACATGCGGAACCTGAAATAATCTCGAACCGACGCGACATTATCACTGCCCCAGTCACAGCAGCGTGCGtgtatttccttcctgatCATCCTTCGGTACACGTTAAAAATACCGTGGCCGATTAGAATCCGCATAGTAAAGTGGTCAATGTATCTCCCATGCTTCCTGAACATGCAGACGTCTGCCACCTGCCTCTTCGCCCAGTTGTCGTTGCGATAATCACGCTACTCCTCCTTCCACTCATACTCCATACGCTCCTCCAATGCCTTGATCCTTTCATAAAAAACCGAGACCGTATCTTCTCTAGAACGAGTATCGTATCGTGATTGCAaatattcctttttaattcgatatttctCGGCCCGGAGCTCGACTGTAAGTAAGTAAATGGGTCAGGTGCCCGTAAGCACGTACAGTGCTGCGTGGATCACTGTGCGGTACGCCGTTGATGATCTTATCAGAGCGGCCCTTTACGCCCTATTAAGAGTATTCCtattctttgtcttttctgCCGTCTTTGCCCATACAGGCTCCGCATAGAGCATCACCGACTCCCAGACTCCATAATAGAGTTTTCTCGCAGAGCCAGTGGGACCGTTAATATTGGGCAGCAACCCATAAGAGCATCGGCCTTACCGCACATTTTCTCCAAATGAGCCCCGAACCTTCTCCAGTTATCTACCTGCACCCCAAGGTATCTAATCTCCTCTTTCGTGGTCAGAAGGTGCCCCTCCACATTCATCTTAATTACCTTGGGGATCCGCTTGCCTGTCAGCAGTATCACGTCAGTCTTCTCCTGTACGATCTTCAATCCTTTATCGGCACATCATCGCACAATCACATTTCGAGATAATTCTCAAGGAGTATCACCAATTTCCTGAGCATCCCTATAGATTCTGCTTCCTCGAAAATCTTATTCCAGCTGAGAGCGTTAAACGCGTTCTTCACGTCAACCGCCGCCAACacacaaatttcttttcttggaTCAGTCAGCAAGATTCATTACTCGGCGCAGGACGTCCACCGTACTCACTCTTCTCCTGAACCCATACTGACCAAATGAGTCTAGTCCCAGGCTTTCCTTGGTCAAGTTCTTAAACGTGTGCTCCTAGACTTTACTAAGTGTTGGAAGCACGTTAATCGGTCGGAAAGACGATGTCAACGTGGGATTTCTGCCCGGTTGAGGCATGAGCACCACCCTCGCTATCTTCCATTTCGCCGGAATCTTGCCCGTGTCGTTCACGGCATTCAATACTCTCGGCACTTTCTCTGCTCTCCTCTCCACCAATGCTTTGACCGCCGTCCCTGGTATACCGTCTACACCAGCCGCCTTGTTCGGGTTTATCTTCCTACAGGCATCTATCAGATCTTCCTCTGGCATCCTCTGACATCCTGTAATCGACAACTCCTTCCTCTTCTCCGTTGCGATTCCTCAATGTACCTTGCCTTCTCTGCGTTGGCCTCGTCAGGAAGAGCTCATCAACTATAGATCGGTCTCTGTCCAATTGGAGGCC is a window encoding:
- the LOC139993476 gene encoding facilitated trehalose transporter Tret1-like yields the protein MGIDADERKYTSPDGSKTWEYLAILTCSIMSGCIGFVVGWNSPSIVILMSEDSPIPVTASSVSTLVAVVAVGHMLAPPINIFIVDKFGRKNTLLFSALPLLVSWSLITVATSIWELYVARFLAGITLGLFICVAPIYIGEISSPGTRGAGGSLTTIIYNTGILVTFIVAPHLSLSAMAGAFLIINIGFVIAFWFMPESPYFFVMRNRIDEAEEVLEKLRGKSDISEELQTIVDSLSKKNKQSSKSGNLKDIFTSKANFRAFLSIMLFTVTQHFGGFFTILTYGQLIFKSINNIMSDYVVNVVIGAVQLISALITTLLVDKFGRKPLILASGVSAAICNFVIGFYFFSKEYMHADVLSVSWIPFISSLILIFTFNCGLLCLQIILMSEIFATEIKAISTCLVGVIGGLLATLGSKLYIWIAITLNYGHSLPFFVYFVIVAVCTAIILHVTPETKGKTFAEIQIELKK